The following proteins come from a genomic window of Trifolium pratense cultivar HEN17-A07 linkage group LG4, ARS_RC_1.1, whole genome shotgun sequence:
- the LOC123919744 gene encoding telomere repeat-binding factor 2-like isoform X1: protein MGAPKQKWTAEEEAALKAGVVKHGSGKWRTILSDPEFSSILRTRSNVDLKDKWRNINVTAIWGSRQKAKLALKKNLALPAPKTNNNQLAVSKVVQREDILDVKPLAASSGTLQSSNSKEQVSRLGDNHVLEAIVNMKESKGSDKAAIATYIEEKYQCPPNLRKLLSTKLQQMVTSGKIIQEKQKYKIMASSTVSEKSRSSSLMLVEARPKDSPEVDKSGVVKVLSKSQIDEELTKMKRMSAEEAAAAAAKAVAEAELAIAQAEEAAREAEAAEAEAEAARVFAKATMKALKCKLRNAVDFCLFIIVRVGLR, encoded by the exons ATGGGTGCTCCTAAGCAGAAATGGACTGCAGAAGAAGAAGCGGCGCTGAAAGCTGGAGTTGTCAAACACGGGTCAGGAAAATGGCGCACTATACTTTCTGATCCCGAGTTCAGTTCCATTTTGCGTACGCGGTCCAATGTAGATCTCAAG GATAAATGGAGGAATATAAATGTCACAGCAATATGGGGTTCCCGGCAGAAGGCGAAGCTTGCCCTTAAAAAGAACCTTGCACTTCCAGCCCCCAAAACTAACAATAACCAATTGGCCGTGAGTAAAGTAGTTCAACGTGAAGACATTCTCGATGTTAAGCCCCTAGCAGCCTCTAGCGGAACATTGCaatcttcaaattcaaaagaACAAGTATCAAG GTTGGGGGATAATCATGTACTAGAGGCTATTGTCAATATGAAAGAGTCAAAGGGTTCTGACAAGGCTGCCATTGCTACTTACATAGAG GAAAAATATCAGTGTCCACCAAATCTTAGAAAGTTATTGTCAACAAAATTGCAGCAGATGGTGACAAGTGGCAAAATAATCCAG GAAAAGCAGAAGTACAAAATTATGGCCAGTTCAACAGTATCTGAGAAAAGTAGAAGCTCTTCCTTGATGCTCGTTGAAGCGAGGCCCAAAGATTCTCCAGAAGTGGATAAGAGTGGTGTGGTCAAGGTGCTTTCAAAATCCCAAATTGATGAAGAGCTAACAAAAATGAAGAGGATGTCAGCTGAAGAGGCGGCCGCTGCAGCTGCAAAAGCAGTTGCGGAGGCAGAACTTGCCATTGCGCAGGCTGAGGAAGCAGCTAGGGAGGCAGAGGCTGCAGAAGCTGAAGCTGAGGCTGCTCGAGTCTTCGCAAAAGCAACAATGAAGGCGCTCAAATGCAAACTTCGTA ATGCTGTGGACTTTTGCTTGTTCATCATCGTCCGAGTTGGCTTGAGATAA
- the LOC123919744 gene encoding telomere repeat-binding factor 2-like isoform X2: protein MGAPKQKWTAEEEAALKAGVVKHGSGKWRTILSDPEFSSILRTRSNVDLKDKWRNINVTAIWGSRQKAKLALKKNLALPAPKTNNNQLAVSKVVQREDILDVKPLAASSGTLQSSNSKEQVSRLGDNHVLEAIVNMKESKGSDKAAIATYIEEKYQCPPNLRKLLSTKLQQMVTSGKIIQEKQKYKIMASSTVSEKSRSSSLMLVEARPKDSPEVDKSGVVKVLSKSQIDEELTKMKRMSAEEAAAAAAKAVAEAELAIAQAEEAAREAEAAEAEAEAARVFAKATMKALKCKLRS from the exons ATGGGTGCTCCTAAGCAGAAATGGACTGCAGAAGAAGAAGCGGCGCTGAAAGCTGGAGTTGTCAAACACGGGTCAGGAAAATGGCGCACTATACTTTCTGATCCCGAGTTCAGTTCCATTTTGCGTACGCGGTCCAATGTAGATCTCAAG GATAAATGGAGGAATATAAATGTCACAGCAATATGGGGTTCCCGGCAGAAGGCGAAGCTTGCCCTTAAAAAGAACCTTGCACTTCCAGCCCCCAAAACTAACAATAACCAATTGGCCGTGAGTAAAGTAGTTCAACGTGAAGACATTCTCGATGTTAAGCCCCTAGCAGCCTCTAGCGGAACATTGCaatcttcaaattcaaaagaACAAGTATCAAG GTTGGGGGATAATCATGTACTAGAGGCTATTGTCAATATGAAAGAGTCAAAGGGTTCTGACAAGGCTGCCATTGCTACTTACATAGAG GAAAAATATCAGTGTCCACCAAATCTTAGAAAGTTATTGTCAACAAAATTGCAGCAGATGGTGACAAGTGGCAAAATAATCCAG GAAAAGCAGAAGTACAAAATTATGGCCAGTTCAACAGTATCTGAGAAAAGTAGAAGCTCTTCCTTGATGCTCGTTGAAGCGAGGCCCAAAGATTCTCCAGAAGTGGATAAGAGTGGTGTGGTCAAGGTGCTTTCAAAATCCCAAATTGATGAAGAGCTAACAAAAATGAAGAGGATGTCAGCTGAAGAGGCGGCCGCTGCAGCTGCAAAAGCAGTTGCGGAGGCAGAACTTGCCATTGCGCAGGCTGAGGAAGCAGCTAGGGAGGCAGAGGCTGCAGAAGCTGAAGCTGAGGCTGCTCGAGTCTTCGCAAAAGCAACAATGAAGGCGCTCAAATGCAAACTTCGTAGTTG A